A single window of Pyxidicoccus xibeiensis DNA harbors:
- a CDS encoding c-type cytochrome, with translation MDLPRWKALCAAVVLLLAGGACRQREEAAKAAAPEATAVAPEPKAVEASASNPVARGRYLAEAVLGCVSCHTERDVSRYAGPLRGAALAGACYGKEWGLPGRVCAPNLTSDPEHGIGRWTDAELLRAIREGYGRDGRTLFPMMPYTEWRTLSDEDARAVVAYLRQVPPVPHSVPRTELPAEVLAGIASLASALPGPVPAPGSGELARGRYLATVAQCAFCHGGAGEPSEPFAGGLPVPTPYGEEKAPGLLPHGAVLRGMSEDAFVARFTAWREPAAAPSVQGRINKLAMPWLSFARMRDEDLRALYRYLQTLPTPARQGG, from the coding sequence GTGGACCTGCCAAGGTGGAAGGCCCTCTGCGCGGCCGTGGTGCTGCTGCTCGCGGGCGGTGCATGCCGCCAGCGTGAGGAGGCTGCGAAGGCCGCGGCTCCTGAGGCGACGGCCGTGGCTCCGGAGCCGAAGGCCGTGGAGGCGAGCGCGTCGAACCCGGTGGCCCGCGGGCGCTACCTGGCGGAGGCCGTGCTCGGCTGCGTGTCCTGCCACACGGAGCGGGACGTCAGCCGCTACGCCGGGCCCCTTCGCGGCGCCGCGCTGGCCGGGGCCTGCTACGGCAAGGAGTGGGGGCTGCCGGGCCGCGTCTGCGCGCCCAACCTCACCTCGGACCCCGAGCACGGCATCGGCCGCTGGACGGACGCGGAGCTGCTGCGCGCCATCCGCGAGGGCTATGGCCGCGACGGCCGGACGCTGTTCCCCATGATGCCGTACACGGAGTGGAGGACCCTGTCCGACGAGGACGCCCGCGCCGTGGTGGCCTACCTGCGCCAGGTGCCGCCCGTCCCGCACTCCGTACCGCGCACCGAGCTTCCCGCCGAGGTCCTGGCAGGCATCGCGAGCCTGGCCTCTGCACTGCCGGGCCCCGTGCCGGCGCCGGGGAGCGGCGAGCTGGCGCGCGGCCGCTACCTGGCCACCGTGGCGCAGTGCGCTTTCTGTCATGGCGGCGCCGGCGAGCCCTCCGAGCCCTTCGCGGGCGGGCTTCCCGTGCCCACCCCGTACGGAGAGGAGAAGGCGCCGGGCCTGCTGCCCCATGGGGCCGTGCTGCGCGGAATGAGCGAGGACGCCTTCGTCGCGCGCTTCACTGCGTGGCGCGAGCCGGCCGCCGCCCCCAGCGTGCAGGGACGCATCAACAAGCTGGCCATGCCCTGGCTGTCTTTTGCCCGCATGCGCGATGAGGATTTGCGCGCGCTGTACCGCTATCTCCAGACCCTGCCGACCCCGGCGCGACAGGGTGGCTGA
- a CDS encoding Rieske 2Fe-2S domain-containing protein, producing the protein MSTALGARAYPESFAAFWHPVAFSSELKERPLPARLLDTDLVVWRTGSGVAATQRYCAHRGADLCGGAPVAEGLRCAFHGWTYGQDGRCVRIPSQPAGAPIPERARLASYPATERYGLVWVCLATGPAAPLPEWPELEDGSLATVPLPLLDWDVSAGRMVEIVLDVAHLSWVHDGTFGNPQQQEVPAYDVERLPGGLRAQITYPALSPSIGGAPPRVDRTTLTYEVTLPFTVRLHFKPTLFYTHTVYAVASPCSEEKMRCFYFASYHPKIRNFADMFVKSELAILEQDRRIAEGQRPKAHPLDFAGEVHVRADRLPIEYRRAVAALRLGHPVDGPGLE; encoded by the coding sequence GTGAGCACGGCCCTCGGAGCGCGTGCGTACCCGGAGTCCTTCGCGGCCTTCTGGCACCCCGTCGCGTTCTCCAGTGAGCTGAAGGAGCGCCCGCTCCCGGCCCGGCTGCTGGACACGGACCTGGTCGTCTGGCGCACGGGCTCCGGCGTCGCCGCCACCCAGCGGTACTGCGCCCATCGCGGCGCGGACCTGTGCGGCGGTGCGCCCGTGGCCGAAGGGCTCCGCTGCGCCTTCCACGGCTGGACGTACGGGCAGGACGGGCGCTGCGTGCGGATTCCGTCGCAGCCGGCGGGCGCTCCCATTCCGGAGCGGGCCCGGCTCGCGTCGTATCCGGCGACGGAGCGCTACGGCCTCGTCTGGGTGTGCCTGGCCACCGGGCCCGCGGCGCCGCTGCCCGAGTGGCCGGAGCTGGAGGACGGCAGCCTCGCCACCGTGCCGCTGCCCCTGCTGGACTGGGACGTGTCCGCGGGCCGCATGGTGGAAATCGTCCTCGACGTGGCGCACCTGTCATGGGTGCACGACGGCACCTTCGGCAACCCGCAGCAGCAGGAGGTGCCCGCCTATGACGTGGAGCGGCTGCCTGGCGGGCTCCGGGCGCAAATCACCTATCCCGCCCTCTCGCCGAGCATCGGCGGCGCGCCGCCTCGCGTGGACCGGACCACGCTCACATACGAGGTGACGCTTCCCTTTACTGTGAGGCTCCATTTCAAGCCGACCCTCTTCTATACGCACACCGTGTACGCGGTGGCCTCGCCCTGCTCGGAAGAGAAGATGCGGTGCTTCTACTTCGCCTCGTACCATCCGAAGATTCGCAACTTCGCGGACATGTTCGTGAAGTCGGAGCTGGCCATCCTCGAGCAGGACCGGCGCATCGCCGAGGGGCAGCGCCCGAAGGCCCACCCCCTGGACTTCGCGGGTGAGGTCCATGTGAGGGCGGACCGGTTGCCCATCGAATACCGCCGCGCCGTCGCCGCCCTCCGTCTGGGACACCCCGTGGACGGCCCCGGCCTGGAGTGA
- a CDS encoding Xan family putative trans-acting RiPP leader peptide has translation MASEELPQSSIAPAVASTTPEAAAAPVAAAAPEKLDELEEIDFLLEEIESKIAPLALA, from the coding sequence ATGGCGTCGGAAGAGCTGCCTCAGTCGTCCATTGCACCGGCTGTTGCCTCCACCACGCCCGAGGCCGCCGCCGCCCCGGTGGCCGCCGCTGCTCCGGAGAAGCTCGACGAGCTCGAGGAGATCGACTTCCTCCTCGAGGAGATTGAAAGCAAGATTGCCCCGCTCGCGCTCGCGTGA